In Eschrichtius robustus isolate mEscRob2 chromosome 2, mEscRob2.pri, whole genome shotgun sequence, a single window of DNA contains:
- the COL23A1 gene encoding collagen alpha-1(XXIII) chain isoform X1, translated as MVTCPNPMGWMGVALEKKRVLLSEEGILDNKQHRDAPTLSPREMYPRPWARGRLWSLVTQSCLWVVKHRRNAFPVCNLCALSLSLSLSLSLSLVFQGPLGLDGKPGLPGPKGEKGAPGDFGPRGDQGQDGAAGPPGPPGPPGARGPPGDTGKDGPRGAPGPVGAKGEAGQDGETGPGGPPGPKGDDGTPGQPGLPGPSGPKGEPGQPGADGATGPRGPPGLKGEQGDTVVIDYDGRILDALMGPPGPQGPPGPAGIPGAKGELGLPGAPGIDGEKGPKGQKGDPGEAGLIGPKGEAGEMGLSGLPGADGPKGEKGEPASDNLQESLAQIIVEPGPPGPPGPPGPVGLQGIQGPKGLDGAKGEKGMSGERGPSGLPGPAGPPGLIGLPGTKGEKGRPGEPGLDGFPGPRGEKGDRSERGEKGERGVPGRKGMKGQKGEPGPPGLDQPCPVGPDGLPVPGCWHK; from the exons ATGGTCACATGTCCAAACCCTATGGGGTGGATGGGGGTGGCTTTGGAGAAGAAACGGGTTCTGTTATCAGAGGAGGGGATTCTGGACAACAAACAGCACAGAGATGCCCCCACCCTGAGTCCACGTGAAATGTACCCAAGACCATGGGCTCGGGGCAGGCTTTGGTCTCTTGTCACTCAGTCGTGCCTCTGGGTCGTAAAACACAGAAGAAATGCCTTTCCTGTGTGTAACCTCTGTGCTCTCTCActgtctctctcactttctctctctctctctctcgttttcCAGGGGCCACTGGGTCTGGATGGCAAGCCC GGACTTCCAGGCCCCAAAGGAGAAAAG GGTGCACCAGGAGACTTTGGCCCCCGG GGAGATCAAGGGCAAGATGGCGCTGCTGGGCCTCCAGGGCCCCCAGGACCCCCTGGGGCCCGGGGCCCTCCTGGCGACACTGGGAAAGATGGCCCCAGGGGAGCACCAGGCCCAGTG GGTGCCAAAGGAGAAGCTGGACAAGATGGCGAGACG GGCCCGGGTGGACCCCCAGGGCCCAAG GGGGATGATGGGACACCAGGCCAGCCAGGGCTCCCAGGACCCTCAGGGCCCAAG GGGGAGCCCGGCCAGCCAGGCGCCGATGGAGCCACAGGGCCGCGG GGTCCCCCAGGCCTCAAGGGTGAGCAAGGAGACACGGTGGTAATTGACTACGATGGCAGGATCTTGGATGCCCTTATG GGTCCTCCTGGGCCACAGGGGCCCCCCGGGCCAGCAGGGATCCCCGGAGCCAAG GGCGAACTCGGATTGCCTGGTGCTCCAGGAATCGACGGAGAGAAG GGTCCCAAAGGACAGAAAGGAGACCCAGGAGAAGCCGGGCTGATAGGACCCAAAGGGGAAGCAGGAGAGATGGGCCTGTCAGGCCTCCCG GGTGCCGACGGCCCcaagggggagaagggagagccGGCATCTGACAACCTACAGGAGAGCCTG GCCCAGATCATAGTGGAACCAGGGCCCCCAGGGCCCCCTGGTCCCCCAGGCCCCGTG ggcctTCAGGGAATCCAGGGTCCCAAG GGCTTGGATGGAGCAAAGGGAGAGAAGGGCATGTCGGGTGAGAGAGGACCCAGTGGCCTGCCT GGGCCAGCTGGCCCGCCAGGCCTTATtgggctgccaggaaccaaaggAGAGAAG GGCAGACCCGGGGAGCCAGGACTAGAT GGTTTCCCTGGACCTCGAGGAGAGAAAGGCGACCGGAGCGAGCGTGGAGAGAAG GGGGAGCGCGGTGTCCCCGGTCGGAAAGGAATGAAAGGCCAGAAGGGCGAGCCGGGACCCCCAGGCCTGGACCAGCCATGTCCAGTG GGCCCTGATGGGCTGCCCGTGCCTGGCTGCTGGCATAAG TGA